The Euphorbia lathyris chromosome 8, ddEupLath1.1, whole genome shotgun sequence genome has a window encoding:
- the LOC136202230 gene encoding nicotianamine synthase-like encodes MASLQNTNIETPIPAEHLVAHIKQVYDSILKLDSLRPSKQVNSLFSHLVKLCILPSSLNINSLSPEEQDMRKSLIDLAGRAEALLELEFASLLIKTPQPMNNLNLFPYYGNYVKLAHMEYRILAKNGVVKPKKVAFVGSGPMPLTSLVMATHHLKSSHFDNYDIDEVANDVARQIVSSDDVLEKRMKFVTCDIMEVKEKLREYDCIFLAALVGMSKEVKVKIIEHIRKYMKEGGVLLVRSADGARAFLYPVIDEKDLVGFQLLSIFHPKNDVINSVVLVRKPIF; translated from the coding sequence ATGGCTTCTTTGCAAAACACCAACATTGAAACCCCAATTCCAGCTGAGCATCTCGTAGCTCACATCAAGCAAGTCTATGATAGCATATTGAAGCTTGATTCTTTAAGGCCTTCAAAGCAGGTTAACAGTCTCTTTTCACACCTTGTAAAACTATGTATTCTTCCTTCCTCCTTAAACATCAACTCCTTGTCCCCGGAGGAACAAGATATGAGAAAAAGCCTCATCGATCTCGCCGGCCGTGCTGAAGCTCTATTGGAGCTTGAATTTGCATCCTTGTTGATCAAAACGCCTCAACCCATGAACAATCTTAATCTGTTCCCATACTATGGGAACTACGTGAAGTTAGCACACATGGAATACAGAATCCTAGCTAAAAATGGGGTTGTGAAGCCTAAGAAGGTAGCCTTTGTGGGTTCAGGTCCAATGCCTTTAACTTCTCTTGTAATGGCTACTCATCATCTTAAGTCATCTCATTTTGATAATTATGACATTGATGAGGTAGCGAATGATGTGGCTAGACAAATTGTGAGTTCAGATGATGTTCTAGAGAAGAGAATGAAGTTTGTGACATGTGATATAATGGAAGTGAAAGAGAAACTCAGAGAATATGATTGTATATTCTTGGCAGCCTTGGTTGGGATGAGCAAAGAAGTGAAAGTGAAGATTATTGAACATATAAGGAAATATATGAAAGAGGGTGGTGTTTTGCTTGTGAGAAGTGCAGATGGAGCTAGAGCTTTTCTCTACCCAGTTATTGATGAGAAAGACTTAGTTGGATTTCAGCTTCTTTCCATCTTTCACCCTAAAAACGATGTAATCAACTCGGTTGTTCTTGTTCGGAAGCCTATCTTTTGA
- the LOC136203970 gene encoding NAC domain-containing protein 1-like, whose translation MKDQVKREFAVTNKLRPIYPSSSPHPPFSGHASHTGFAAPNSGGGGGSGSLNSSTESTAPVTYQDVQTDDFINYNVDDDEDEESYDEEEYFNSFPPGYRFKPHDEELVVYYLKKKIFNEDLPRNRIKEVELYKYNPETLAAKYKANGEDEWYFFTPRDRKYPNGDRPNRAAGDGFWKATGADKAIKFKGKKVGLKKSLVFYRGKPPRGEKTDWIMYEFKLIGAPKRTKVSQTDMKLDDWVLCKIRKKEKRKDKSDKAASASVSASASGSQAPSIEPSLPSENVSAASSCHPIIAGATCVPIITGVTDDSGYFYYNHNGISESTHVSFDQASAYAQQSFNLAGYNNLVPWIDNTASSRIPYHHAIMQTSYDHILHDPQMQSIESIGFITDELDEFLHNMPGEKDSKNS comes from the exons ATGAAGGACCAAGTTAAGCGGGAGTTTGCTGTAACAAACAAACTCAGACCTATATATCCTTCCTCCTCCCCTCATCCACCCTTTTCCGGCCATGCTTCTCATACTGGTTTTGCTGCTCCCAATAGTGGCGGCGGTGGCGGCTCCGGCAGCCTTAATAGTAGCACCGAGTCCACCGCTCCTGTGACTTACCAAGATGTCCAAACTGATGATTTCATTAATTACAAtgttgatgatgatgaagatgaagaaagttATGATGAGGAGGAGTATTTCAACTCTTTTCCTCCTGGTTATAGGTTTAAGCCTCATGATGAAGAGCTTGTTGTTTATTATCTGAAGAAGAAAATCTTTAATGAAGATTTGCCTCGAAATAGGATTAAGGAAGTTGAACTCTATAAGTATAATCCTGAGACCCTTGCAg CAAAATACAAGGCAAATGGAGAGGATGAATGGTATTTCTTCACTCCAAGGGATCGGAAATATCCGAATGGTGATAGACCTAATCGAGCTGCTGGAGATGGATTTTGGAAGGCAACTGGAGCTGATAAAGCAATTAAGTTTAAGGGAAAGAAAGTTGGATTGAAGAAATCATTAGTATTTTATAGAGGCAAACCTCCGAGAGGTGAAAAAACTGACTGGATTATGTATGAATTTAAACTTATTGGTGCTCCTAAACGGACAAAAGTCAGTCAAACCGACATGAAG CTTGATGACTGGGTCTTATGCAAAATACGCAAGAAAGAGAAACGAAAAGACAAAAGTGACAAAGCCGCGTCTGCATCTGTATCTGCATCTGCATCGGGCTCACAAGCACCCTCCATTGAACCTTCCCTGCCCTCAGAAAATGTGTCTGCTGCTTCATCATGTCACCCTATCATTGCTGGAGCAACCTGTGTCCCTATCATTACTGGAGTAACTGATGATTCcggttatttttattataatcaTAATGGGATTTCGGAATCCACGCATGTTTCGTTCGATCAAGCTTCTGCGTATGCTCAACAAAGCTTCAATCTTGCTGGCTACAATAATTTGGTACCATGGATTGACAATACTGCATCGTCAAGAATTCCATATCATCATGCTATTATGCAGACATCTTATGACCATATCCTCCATGATCCTCAGATGCAGAGTATAGAAAGTATTGGTTTTATTACAGATGAATTGGATGAGTTCCTTCATAACATGCCCGGTGAAAAGGATAGCAAGAACAGCTAA